A region of Solanum dulcamara chromosome 7, daSolDulc1.2, whole genome shotgun sequence DNA encodes the following proteins:
- the LOC129895700 gene encoding uncharacterized protein LOC129895700 isoform X2, with protein MLNDFEHKSVIRLFYHCYCFTSVDFILLFLLTIMLSPIVFLLLFGIMHLSEGLSELASLPPRGSDKMLFYSSKRDCNIPSSLEKLHNRFGCLLEDHLVSLNIKAQSGFSLTYSTFAG; from the exons ATGTTAAATGATTTTGAACATAAATCGGTTATCAGGCTATTTTATCATTGTTATTGTTTCACTTCTGTAGATTTTATACTACTTTTCTTATTAACCATTATGCTTTCTCCaattgtttttcttcttttatttgggATTATGCACTTGagcgagggtctctcggaactAGCCTCTTTACCTCCACGTGGTAgtgataag ATGTTGTTCTACTCCAGTAAACGAGACTGCAATATACCCTCATCTTTGGAAAAGCTGCACAACAGATTTGGATGCCTTTTGGAAGACCACTTGGTATCACTCAATATCAAGGCACAATCAG GCTTCTCTCTCACTTACTCAACATTTGCTGGGTGA
- the LOC129895700 gene encoding uncharacterized protein LOC129895700 isoform X1 has translation MLNDFEHKSVIRLFYHCYCFTSVDFILLFLLTIMLSPIVFLLLFGIMHLSEGLSELASLPPRGSDKMLFYSSKRDCNIPSSLEKLHNRFGCLLEDHLVSLNIKAQSGITEIVFRIIMS, from the exons ATGTTAAATGATTTTGAACATAAATCGGTTATCAGGCTATTTTATCATTGTTATTGTTTCACTTCTGTAGATTTTATACTACTTTTCTTATTAACCATTATGCTTTCTCCaattgtttttcttcttttatttgggATTATGCACTTGagcgagggtctctcggaactAGCCTCTTTACCTCCACGTGGTAgtgataag ATGTTGTTCTACTCCAGTAAACGAGACTGCAATATACCCTCATCTTTGGAAAAGCTGCACAACAGATTTGGATGCCTTTTGGAAGACCACTTGGTATCACTCAATATCAAGGCACAATCAG GTATAACCGAGATCGTGTTTCGAATCATCATGTCATAG